The following proteins are encoded in a genomic region of Lactiplantibacillus plantarum:
- a CDS encoding methyltransferase domain-containing protein gives MKKIDRGIQFVQANIDRFRCLVCNQAYVTIDGHSLCCPNGHQVDFSKKGTLYFLTHQVASEYDANMLAARRRVLQAGFFGPIVQAINAALPKTAQRILDIGSGEGTPLADLLTMHANSEDVGIGFDISKDGVNLATQLTTTAYYCVADLAQLPFTDGAFTAIMDVFSPSAYQEFERVLAPGGQLLKIVPNPEYLVELRHLLFKPTDRQYQYDNQRVLDLFAQHYPTAKRQRIQYQVALDNIDFNDLLVMTPLHWGADAEQLATAKRQGLTKITVDVSLLTMQKG, from the coding sequence GTGAAAAAAATTGACCGCGGCATCCAGTTTGTTCAGGCAAATATCGATCGCTTTCGATGCTTAGTTTGTAATCAAGCATATGTGACAATTGACGGCCACAGCTTATGTTGTCCTAATGGGCATCAAGTAGATTTTTCAAAAAAAGGGACGTTGTATTTTCTGACGCATCAAGTCGCTAGCGAATACGATGCTAACATGCTGGCAGCGCGGCGCCGAGTTTTGCAAGCTGGTTTTTTCGGCCCCATTGTCCAAGCCATTAATGCGGCATTGCCAAAAACGGCGCAACGAATCTTAGATATTGGTAGCGGTGAAGGCACCCCCCTAGCTGATTTGTTGACAATGCATGCCAATTCTGAAGACGTGGGGATTGGTTTTGACATTAGTAAGGATGGGGTTAACTTAGCGACCCAATTGACGACGACTGCTTATTATTGTGTGGCCGATTTGGCCCAATTACCCTTTACCGATGGGGCATTCACGGCCATTATGGATGTCTTCTCACCATCCGCTTACCAAGAGTTTGAACGGGTCCTTGCGCCCGGTGGACAGTTATTGAAGATCGTGCCAAATCCTGAGTACTTAGTTGAACTGCGTCATTTACTATTTAAACCGACTGATCGACAGTATCAGTATGATAATCAACGGGTGTTAGATCTGTTTGCCCAGCACTATCCCACTGCTAAGCGGCAACGAATTCAATACCAAGTTGCGCTTGATAACATTGACTTTAACGACTTATTAGTCATGACACCGCTGCACTGGGGTGCGGATGCTGAGCAGCTCGCAACCGCTAAACGGCAGGGGTTAACTAAGATTACCGTTGATGTGAGTTTATTAACGATGCAAAAAGGTTAG
- a CDS encoding tRNA (cytidine(34)-2'-O)-methyltransferase: MTNHIALFEPLMPANTGNIARTCAGTDTALHLIEPLGFKIDDKHLKRAGLDYWDSVDITYHADLQDFLASIPDLNQLYLVSKFAEHDYTDVDYSDTGKDHYFLFGKETTGLPEPFMRKYPEKAIRIPQDDSHIRALNLSNSAAIVIYEALRQQQFPNLERSHHYENDKLK, encoded by the coding sequence TTGACAAATCACATTGCGTTATTTGAACCGTTAATGCCAGCGAATACTGGTAATATTGCCCGGACGTGTGCCGGAACGGATACGGCCTTGCATCTGATTGAACCGTTGGGCTTCAAAATTGATGATAAGCACTTAAAACGGGCTGGCTTGGACTACTGGGATAGTGTCGATATTACTTATCATGCTGACTTGCAAGATTTTTTAGCTAGTATCCCTGATTTAAATCAGTTGTACTTAGTGTCTAAATTTGCTGAACATGACTATACGGATGTTGATTATAGTGATACGGGTAAGGATCACTATTTCTTATTTGGTAAGGAAACGACAGGGTTACCAGAACCATTTATGCGCAAATATCCCGAAAAGGCCATTCGGATTCCTCAAGATGATTCACATATTCGAGCCTTGAATTTATCGAATTCGGCTGCGATTGTGATTTATGAAGCCCTGCGGCAACAACAATTCCCGAACCTTGAACGGTCGCACCACTATGAAAATGATAAGTTGAAGTAA
- the brnQ gene encoding branched-chain amino acid transport system II carrier protein, producing MNNRLSGRNLLFIGTMLFGLFFGAGNLIFPIFLGQQAGQHVGAAIIGLLITGIGLPLLGVIGMGLTRSQGVFDLATNVSRSYAYVFTVLLYFTLGPLFAMPRLATTAFQIGLAPFLTTQLQPVVLLGFSVAFFVVTWLLARNPGKIMTYVGKWLTPIFLLLLGALMLVAIIKPLGSLNVAASGAYVSHPVLTGFTEGYNTMDALASLAFGIVVIDAIRDLGVRDPGQIATDTIKAGLISMSLMAVIYGLLAIMGTMSLGRFAPAANGGITLAQIADAYFGRFGNVLLALIVIIACLKTAIGLTSAFGDTLHGMFPKISYHWLITIACLIPAILANVGLTEMITYSTPVLMFLYPLAIVLIILAVLAPWLGMSRWLYGMTTVWTMIPAILAGINAMPSAWVQASWLQALLHLNAWLPLANLGLGWSVPALLGFGLGWLISRKQPSASKLH from the coding sequence ATGAATAACCGTTTATCAGGACGGAATTTACTCTTCATCGGCACCATGTTATTTGGACTATTTTTCGGTGCTGGTAACTTGATTTTTCCAATTTTTCTGGGCCAGCAAGCCGGCCAACACGTTGGTGCGGCCATTATCGGACTATTGATCACCGGGATTGGACTTCCATTACTAGGCGTGATCGGCATGGGGCTGACGCGCAGTCAGGGCGTATTTGACCTGGCAACAAACGTTAGCCGATCATACGCGTATGTCTTCACCGTACTGCTTTACTTTACCCTCGGGCCACTTTTTGCAATGCCACGATTAGCAACTACGGCCTTTCAGATTGGACTGGCCCCCTTCTTAACCACCCAATTACAACCCGTGGTGCTATTGGGCTTCTCCGTTGCTTTTTTCGTCGTCACTTGGTTACTGGCTCGTAATCCCGGTAAGATTATGACCTATGTTGGTAAGTGGCTGACACCCATCTTTTTGCTATTATTAGGTGCCTTAATGCTTGTCGCTATCATTAAGCCACTGGGATCACTTAACGTCGCGGCGAGTGGCGCCTATGTCAGCCATCCAGTTCTAACTGGTTTTACTGAAGGCTACAACACGATGGATGCGTTAGCCTCGCTAGCTTTTGGCATCGTCGTGATTGATGCGATTCGCGACCTCGGTGTCCGTGATCCGGGGCAAATCGCAACTGATACCATTAAAGCAGGTCTAATCAGCATGAGTTTAATGGCAGTCATCTATGGCCTGCTGGCGATTATGGGTACCATGAGCTTAGGTCGCTTTGCTCCAGCTGCCAATGGGGGGATTACCTTAGCTCAAATTGCCGATGCCTACTTCGGCCGATTCGGTAATGTTTTACTAGCTCTAATTGTCATCATCGCTTGCTTAAAAACTGCCATTGGCCTCACTTCTGCTTTCGGTGATACGTTGCATGGCATGTTTCCTAAGATTTCCTACCATTGGCTGATCACCATCGCTTGTCTCATTCCAGCCATTCTTGCTAACGTTGGGCTAACTGAAATGATTACTTATTCAACCCCAGTGCTGATGTTTCTCTACCCGCTCGCAATCGTGTTAATCATACTGGCAGTACTGGCACCATGGCTTGGGATGTCCCGCTGGTTATATGGAATGACAACTGTCTGGACCATGATTCCGGCCATTCTTGCCGGCATTAACGCTATGCCATCCGCCTGGGTACAAGCATCCTGGTTGCAAGCTTTGCTTCATCTCAACGCGTGGCTACCGCTTGCCAATCTAGGGTTAGGCTGGAGTGTACCCGCACTGCTAGGTTTCGGTTTAGGGTGGTTGATCAGCCGTAAACAACCATCTGCTTCTAAATTGCATTAA
- a CDS encoding NAD(P)-dependent oxidoreductase: MKIMIIGATGMAGSAITKLALERNHTVVAIGRSEEKLAALPANPNLQTKAKDAFDLTLSELQAVDVVVDAMATSPDKAYRHVDLATKLIAQLREQQRPRLLFILGAGSLTTGDDQHLFVHDIESNPANAAFVAIPQNQLAELTFLRTVTNVDWVGISPAANFTAGPATPAQYGHDTLLTNTTGESVTNSGTMAVAVLNELETPKHHQERFTVANQ, translated from the coding sequence ATGAAAATTATGATTATTGGCGCAACCGGAATGGCTGGCTCAGCCATCACCAAACTAGCACTTGAACGGAACCACACCGTCGTAGCCATCGGACGTTCTGAAGAAAAGCTAGCCGCTCTACCGGCTAACCCAAATTTGCAGACCAAAGCTAAAGACGCTTTCGATCTCACACTATCTGAGCTACAGGCGGTTGACGTGGTCGTTGACGCAATGGCGACTAGTCCTGATAAGGCTTACCGACACGTGGATCTGGCAACTAAGCTGATCGCTCAGCTCCGCGAACAACAGCGGCCACGTCTCCTCTTCATCTTAGGGGCCGGTAGTTTAACAACTGGTGATGATCAACACCTCTTCGTGCACGACATTGAAAGTAATCCCGCCAATGCTGCCTTCGTCGCCATTCCGCAAAACCAACTGGCCGAACTGACCTTCTTACGAACCGTCACCAACGTCGATTGGGTTGGAATTTCCCCGGCCGCCAATTTCACAGCAGGTCCTGCTACCCCGGCCCAGTACGGCCATGACACATTACTGACGAACACTACTGGTGAATCAGTGACCAATAGTGGCACGATGGCGGTAGCCGTTTTAAACGAACTGGAAACGCCCAAACATCATCAAGAACGCTTTACAGTCGCTAACCAGTAA
- a CDS encoding DNA translocase FtsK, with amino-acid sequence MARRQATTKKRRTSTRKKKPTVAAKRQMTGNVIGLIGLLVTILALLKVGLVGMVFAEFFRAIAGNAYQIFAGLTLLVMGYLMIFGRWPRLTWRWWVGGNLFFFSYLLLLEIPMFNQLNHHTDFWSLTWNLIKNDFAKGGMASNLGGGLVGAAGYSVTYPLLANVGTILIALILMVASIYITFDLPFHKTMQALRQALMQLGQQLRSGYEWLTHVLRVQIARWRVHQQVRANQAASTEKQPTSTVPQSAAPAETTSGTSAPDSAASAVTSSPADLNITVASDREALPIKSPTSAATVDHEQELQGTEVMDDADYQLPESTLLTKIPKTDQSAEYATIESNSQKLTTTLASFGVQVEVKNVSLGPSVTKYELHPAVGVKVSKVVNLADDLALALAAKDLRIEAPIPGKSLIGIEVPNKQISTVSFRDIVEAQPAHPTKPLAVPLGRDVSGNLVVADLSKMPHLLIAGSTGSGKSVAINVMITGLLMNTKPSQVKFMLIDPKKVELGVYNGIPHLLTPVVTEPKKAARALHKVVAEMERRYELFADSKQRNMQGYNQYIRQQNAADGQSRPVLPYIVVVVDELADLMMVTSSEVEDAIIRLGQMARAAGIHMILATQRPSVDVITGLIKANVPSRMAFAVSSGTDSRTIIDSNGAEKLLGRGDMLYQPMGMNKPLRVQGAYISDHDVEEVVNFIKAQQTADYDDSMLVKDDETDAAGSGDPRDGEDEYYAEAVELVTDQQSASVSMLQRRFRIGYNRAARIVDEMEERGVVGPSEGSKPRKVYRQKSADEAPASGNDA; translated from the coding sequence GTGGCGCGTAGACAAGCAACAACAAAAAAGCGCCGGACCTCGACGCGCAAGAAGAAGCCGACGGTTGCGGCTAAGCGGCAGATGACGGGGAATGTCATTGGCCTGATTGGACTATTGGTCACGATCCTCGCCTTGTTGAAGGTGGGGTTAGTGGGCATGGTATTCGCAGAGTTTTTCCGAGCCATTGCTGGGAATGCCTACCAGATTTTTGCCGGGCTAACACTCCTCGTCATGGGATATTTGATGATTTTTGGTCGGTGGCCACGACTGACTTGGCGGTGGTGGGTCGGTGGTAACTTGTTTTTCTTCAGTTACTTATTGCTATTAGAGATCCCGATGTTTAATCAATTGAATCACCATACCGATTTTTGGTCGTTGACGTGGAATCTGATCAAAAATGATTTTGCCAAGGGGGGCATGGCCAGTAATCTTGGTGGCGGATTAGTCGGCGCTGCTGGCTATAGTGTCACTTATCCACTATTGGCTAATGTCGGGACAATTTTGATCGCACTGATCCTGATGGTTGCCAGTATCTACATTACCTTTGATTTGCCGTTCCATAAGACGATGCAAGCGTTGCGTCAGGCCTTGATGCAATTGGGCCAGCAACTGCGATCCGGTTATGAATGGCTGACGCACGTGCTCCGGGTTCAAATTGCCCGTTGGCGGGTTCACCAACAAGTGCGCGCCAATCAAGCGGCAAGTACTGAGAAGCAGCCAACGTCAACCGTACCACAGTCAGCAGCCCCTGCTGAGACAACGAGCGGGACTTCGGCGCCGGACTCAGCAGCCAGTGCAGTTACGAGCTCGCCTGCCGACTTGAATATCACGGTGGCTAGTGATCGTGAAGCCTTGCCCATAAAATCCCCAACTTCAGCTGCTACGGTTGATCATGAACAAGAACTCCAAGGGACTGAAGTGATGGATGATGCGGACTACCAGTTGCCAGAGTCAACACTATTGACGAAGATTCCAAAAACGGATCAGAGTGCTGAGTACGCAACGATTGAGAGTAACTCGCAGAAGCTAACAACCACGTTGGCAAGTTTCGGTGTTCAAGTTGAAGTGAAGAATGTCAGCTTAGGGCCATCCGTAACGAAGTATGAGTTACATCCAGCTGTTGGGGTCAAGGTCAGCAAGGTCGTCAATTTAGCGGACGACTTAGCGTTAGCGCTGGCAGCGAAGGATCTTCGAATCGAAGCGCCCATTCCCGGTAAATCATTGATTGGAATCGAAGTGCCAAATAAACAGATTTCAACAGTGTCATTTCGGGATATCGTTGAGGCCCAACCAGCGCACCCGACCAAACCGTTGGCCGTACCGCTCGGCCGTGATGTTTCTGGTAATTTAGTCGTTGCCGACTTGTCTAAAATGCCGCACCTACTGATTGCTGGTTCAACTGGGAGTGGGAAGTCGGTTGCCATTAACGTGATGATCACGGGGCTACTGATGAACACGAAACCAAGTCAAGTTAAGTTTATGCTGATTGACCCTAAAAAGGTTGAATTAGGGGTTTACAATGGGATTCCACATCTGTTGACGCCCGTAGTCACGGAACCGAAGAAGGCGGCCCGGGCGTTGCATAAGGTCGTTGCCGAGATGGAGCGACGCTATGAATTGTTCGCGGATTCCAAGCAGCGTAACATGCAGGGGTACAACCAATATATCCGTCAACAAAATGCGGCTGATGGGCAGTCACGGCCCGTCTTACCATACATTGTGGTGGTCGTCGATGAATTAGCCGATTTAATGATGGTCACTTCGAGCGAAGTGGAGGATGCCATTATTCGCTTGGGTCAAATGGCCCGGGCAGCCGGTATTCATATGATTTTGGCAACACAACGGCCGTCGGTAGATGTTATTACCGGATTAATTAAAGCCAATGTACCGTCACGGATGGCATTTGCCGTTTCAAGTGGGACGGATTCGCGGACAATTATTGATAGTAACGGTGCTGAAAAGCTACTTGGTCGTGGGGACATGCTGTATCAGCCAATGGGCATGAATAAGCCACTGCGCGTGCAGGGTGCTTATATTTCTGACCATGATGTTGAAGAAGTTGTCAACTTTATCAAAGCCCAACAGACGGCTGATTATGACGATAGTATGCTGGTCAAGGATGACGAGACGGATGCCGCTGGTAGTGGGGACCCTCGTGACGGTGAGGATGAGTATTATGCCGAAGCCGTTGAATTGGTGACTGATCAACAGTCCGCCAGTGTCTCGATGCTCCAACGACGCTTCCGTATCGGGTATAACCGGGCAGCACGGATCGTCGACGAAATGGAGGAACGCGGCGTGGTGGGCCCTTCGGAGGGGAGTAAGCCACGTAAGGTTTACCGCCAAAAATCGGCTGACGAAGCGCCCGCGTCGGGTAATGACGCTTAG
- the rpsN gene encoding 30S ribosomal protein S14 has protein sequence MAKKSKIAKEKRIEATVAKYAERRQALKAAGNYTELAKLPRNASPVRIHRRDSLDGRPHAYLRKFGMSRLNFRRLAHAGQIPGVKKASW, from the coding sequence ATGGCAAAGAAATCAAAAATTGCGAAAGAAAAACGCATCGAAGCAACCGTGGCTAAGTATGCCGAACGACGCCAAGCACTTAAAGCTGCTGGCAACTATACCGAATTGGCAAAATTACCACGTAATGCTTCACCCGTGCGTATTCATCGGCGCGACTCACTTGACGGTCGACCACATGCTTACCTACGTAAGTTCGGCATGTCGCGCCTTAACTTTCGTCGCTTAGCGCACGCTGGTCAAATTCCAGGTGTTAAAAAAGCAAGCTGGTAA